A stretch of Leucobacter aridicollis DNA encodes these proteins:
- a CDS encoding hydantoinase B/oxoprolinase family protein — MQHTSTATRIDPVTVEIIRNAFTSAANDMNATLIRSAYSPILYEGGDCVVALLDTEHQVLGQSAGLPLFLGNLETCSIAVEQLYGREVWKEGDVWILNDSYLGGTHLNDVTIFAPVFVDAGLVGFAATRAHWMDMGSKDVGGSMDSVDIFQEGFRMGPVRLQERGVDTHVVDLIKTNVRFPYQTIGDMNAMIAALRMGSIRMQELVGRYGLETVEQARDEIFRQTEELEREVVQAIPDGVYEAEGVLDNDGIELDRTIPIKLRVTVEGGTIDFDVTESADQTRGPVNCGVAQAVSALRVGYKLLVSPDSNSNGGSFRAMTTQVREGSVLGAVAPAACQWYFSHLGLLIDLVAKALAPAIPGRVVAASHGDSMIITTAGFDPRTSRNWVTMEATLGGWGAWQGSDGESALINSVNGSLQDLPIEMVETKYPFRINEYRIRQDSGAPGKWRGGNGVTRTYEFLTDCVVGLWFERSQTPPWGLFGGGDAAGPEVTINPGTDREVHALKANARPVSRGDVIRLSVSGGGGFGDPAERDPAAVRYDIENGFISEAHAAEYYGAVPSNPSA, encoded by the coding sequence ATGCAGCACACATCCACCGCGACGCGGATCGATCCGGTCACCGTCGAAATCATCCGCAACGCTTTCACGAGCGCAGCGAACGACATGAACGCAACGCTCATCCGCTCGGCCTATTCGCCGATTCTCTACGAGGGCGGCGACTGCGTCGTTGCGCTCCTCGACACTGAACACCAGGTGCTCGGCCAGTCGGCCGGCCTACCGCTCTTCCTCGGAAACCTCGAGACCTGCTCGATTGCGGTCGAACAGCTGTACGGCAGGGAAGTCTGGAAGGAGGGCGACGTCTGGATTTTGAACGACTCCTACCTCGGCGGCACCCACCTGAACGACGTCACGATCTTCGCTCCAGTCTTCGTTGACGCGGGCCTCGTCGGTTTCGCCGCGACTCGTGCCCACTGGATGGACATGGGGTCCAAAGACGTTGGCGGCTCGATGGACTCGGTCGACATCTTCCAAGAGGGCTTCCGAATGGGACCCGTCAGGCTGCAAGAGAGGGGCGTCGACACCCACGTCGTCGACCTCATCAAAACCAATGTGCGCTTCCCATACCAGACCATCGGCGACATGAACGCGATGATCGCGGCCCTGCGCATGGGGTCAATTCGCATGCAGGAGCTCGTCGGACGCTACGGGCTGGAGACCGTTGAGCAGGCGCGCGACGAGATCTTTCGGCAGACGGAGGAGCTTGAGCGCGAGGTCGTGCAGGCAATCCCTGACGGGGTGTACGAGGCGGAGGGCGTGCTCGACAACGACGGAATCGAGCTCGACCGCACCATCCCGATCAAGCTTCGCGTGACTGTCGAGGGCGGCACAATTGACTTCGATGTGACGGAGTCCGCCGACCAGACGCGCGGCCCCGTGAACTGCGGCGTCGCCCAGGCGGTCTCGGCGCTGCGCGTCGGCTACAAGTTGCTCGTGAGCCCAGACAGCAACTCGAACGGCGGCTCGTTCCGCGCGATGACGACCCAGGTACGTGAGGGGTCGGTGCTCGGCGCTGTCGCGCCCGCGGCGTGCCAGTGGTACTTCTCGCACCTCGGCCTGCTCATCGACCTCGTCGCGAAGGCGCTTGCCCCGGCGATCCCGGGCCGCGTCGTCGCGGCCTCCCACGGTGACTCGATGATCATCACGACCGCGGGCTTCGACCCGCGCACCTCGCGCAACTGGGTGACGATGGAGGCAACGCTCGGCGGTTGGGGCGCATGGCAGGGGTCGGACGGCGAGTCAGCGCTCATCAACAGCGTGAACGGTTCGCTGCAAGACCTCCCGATCGAGATGGTCGAGACGAAATACCCGTTCCGCATCAACGAGTACCGGATCCGGCAGGATTCGGGCGCCCCGGGCAAATGGCGCGGCGGCAACGGAGTCACCCGCACCTACGAATTTCTGACGGACTGCGTTGTCGGGCTCTGGTTCGAGCGGTCGCAGACCCCTCCGTGGGGGCTGTTCGGTGGCGGCGATGCCGCCGGACCCGAGGTCACGATCAACCCAGGCACAGACCGCGAGGTACACGCGCTGAAGGCGAACGCTCGCCCGGTGAGCCGCGGCGACGTCATTCGCCTGAGCGTGAGCGGCGGTGGCGGCTTCGGCGACCCCGCTGAGCGAGATCCGGCCGCGGTGCGCTACGACATCGAGAACGGCTTTATCTCGGAGGCGCACGCAGCCGAGTACTACGGCGCTGTGCCAAGCAACCCCAGTGCCTAG
- a CDS encoding sugar ABC transporter substrate-binding protein, giving the protein MKKNMLLGIAAGLLGSLALVGCSPAAGGGDAAPSDSEAVKVGFFGFSAANSFAQAVYKGVEETAKEAGAEATFVDGQFDGQLQAQQINDSVTSKRYDVIIIQANDNLAVQEPLQKAVDAGITVVIEFTPVGPQLDTTEPQVEGAISIVDPPVGNGEALAQMATEACAEVGDMCKVAYMEGNPALPLDNARTQAVLAGLKKTPDITALPTVTGGYSQDEGRAAFQDITQANPDVNVVIGSTQAVAGAALVAGADSKVKFIGNGSPESAVQKVRSGEWFGIWALDVVENGRVAADLGIKHAKGETVETAIDEASLAPNEGIGTEQALNDADFVSGYDE; this is encoded by the coding sequence ATGAAAAAGAACATGCTGCTCGGCATCGCCGCCGGGCTTCTCGGTTCACTCGCCCTCGTCGGCTGCTCGCCAGCTGCGGGCGGCGGTGACGCCGCACCGAGCGACTCAGAGGCCGTGAAGGTCGGCTTCTTCGGCTTCTCTGCCGCGAACTCGTTTGCGCAGGCCGTCTACAAGGGCGTCGAGGAAACCGCCAAGGAGGCGGGCGCCGAGGCGACCTTCGTCGACGGCCAGTTTGACGGTCAGCTGCAGGCGCAGCAGATCAATGACTCCGTGACTTCGAAGCGCTACGACGTCATCATCATCCAGGCGAACGACAACCTTGCGGTGCAGGAGCCGCTGCAGAAGGCCGTCGACGCGGGCATCACCGTTGTGATCGAGTTCACCCCCGTTGGCCCGCAACTCGACACGACCGAGCCCCAGGTCGAGGGCGCGATCAGCATCGTCGACCCGCCGGTCGGCAACGGCGAAGCCCTCGCGCAGATGGCGACCGAAGCGTGCGCCGAGGTCGGTGACATGTGCAAGGTCGCCTACATGGAGGGCAACCCCGCGCTCCCCCTCGACAACGCGCGCACGCAGGCGGTGCTCGCCGGCCTGAAGAAGACCCCGGACATCACCGCCCTCCCGACCGTGACCGGTGGCTACTCGCAGGATGAGGGGCGCGCGGCGTTCCAGGACATCACGCAGGCGAACCCCGATGTCAATGTCGTGATCGGGTCGACGCAGGCGGTCGCCGGCGCTGCGCTTGTCGCTGGCGCTGACTCAAAGGTCAAGTTCATTGGTAACGGGAGCCCCGAGTCTGCCGTGCAGAAGGTCCGCAGCGGTGAGTGGTTTGGCATTTGGGCGCTCGATGTCGTCGAGAACGGCCGCGTTGCGGCTGACCTCGGGATCAAGCACGCGAAGGGCGAGACTGTCGAGACCGCGATCGACGAGGCCTCGCTCGCGCCGAATGAGGGTATCGGTACGGAGCAGGCGCTCAACGACGCCGATTTCGTTTCCGGCTACGACGAGTAA
- a CDS encoding helix-turn-helix domain-containing protein produces MKDLTESRLASDISVRFQPDAPTRVQELALISDIEEITAVGPDTVVLLSNAVSTGGWMVSAALRYAWERRACAVLAPDHAVTDATVELARRLNVALLTSRRDITQLGLDIAIQLGIARAGVVARIQAFSEHISQAASLSELASLISREFGGSKVQVRVSGAVTVDREEVPQPSDGTRADDGEIETLSVDVSHGTADIELVLIGTGGHTRDYAEQTLRAAAPVLRALLHESRLTAILDSLPVMSIASLIGSAAAGQLDEPALALVLREDHIVADRYRCVCILVADRESAGAAVHQVWQQALPDVPLIAIADGWLAFVPAGERGARPDSVAEIRRGFGAVRLLGASIGASAERAGHGELLDGVREAWLAARIAGPSGVNGVAEAIGAEVLEFSEIPARLLDRLVPTELAGRLAGRLFPDLIADPAAHEIVEAVVTYLGARGSVSGAAELLGVHRNTIQTRIRRAEDLGVPLGDPAAVLSTHMLLASLLRSLPR; encoded by the coding sequence TTGAAGGACCTCACCGAGTCTCGTCTCGCGAGCGACATCAGCGTGCGCTTTCAGCCGGACGCGCCGACCAGGGTGCAGGAGCTTGCGCTCATCAGCGACATCGAAGAGATCACCGCGGTGGGGCCCGATACCGTCGTGCTCCTCAGCAACGCCGTCTCGACGGGCGGGTGGATGGTGTCGGCAGCGCTGCGCTACGCATGGGAGCGGCGAGCGTGCGCCGTGCTCGCCCCCGATCACGCCGTCACCGACGCCACGGTCGAGCTCGCCAGGCGGCTCAATGTCGCCCTGCTCACGAGCCGGCGCGACATTACCCAGCTTGGCCTCGACATCGCGATCCAGCTTGGGATCGCGCGGGCAGGCGTTGTCGCGCGCATTCAAGCCTTCTCGGAGCACATCTCGCAGGCGGCTTCGCTGAGCGAGCTCGCATCACTTATCTCCCGCGAGTTCGGTGGCAGCAAGGTGCAGGTGCGGGTCTCGGGCGCGGTCACGGTCGACCGTGAGGAGGTACCGCAGCCCTCCGACGGTACACGCGCCGACGACGGCGAGATTGAAACGCTGTCGGTTGATGTCTCTCATGGCACCGCAGACATCGAGCTCGTGCTGATCGGCACCGGCGGGCACACGCGCGACTACGCTGAGCAGACACTGCGAGCGGCTGCACCGGTGCTGCGGGCGTTGCTGCACGAGTCGCGGCTCACCGCGATCCTCGACTCGCTACCCGTCATGTCGATCGCGTCACTCATCGGGTCAGCGGCTGCGGGGCAACTCGACGAGCCCGCGCTCGCCTTGGTGCTGCGCGAAGACCACATTGTGGCCGACCGCTACCGGTGCGTGTGCATTCTCGTCGCAGATCGAGAGAGCGCTGGGGCGGCGGTGCACCAGGTTTGGCAGCAGGCGCTGCCCGACGTACCGCTTATCGCTATCGCCGACGGTTGGCTCGCGTTTGTCCCCGCGGGGGAGCGGGGCGCCCGGCCCGATAGCGTCGCGGAAATCCGGCGCGGCTTCGGAGCTGTCCGTCTGCTCGGCGCGAGCATCGGTGCCTCAGCTGAGCGCGCGGGACACGGGGAGCTGCTTGACGGCGTGCGAGAGGCATGGCTCGCCGCGCGCATTGCCGGCCCGAGCGGTGTGAATGGAGTGGCCGAAGCAATCGGTGCCGAGGTACTCGAGTTCTCCGAGATCCCGGCCCGGCTCCTCGACCGCCTCGTTCCCACCGAGCTCGCCGGGCGGCTGGCAGGGAGACTCTTCCCAGACCTCATTGCCGATCCGGCCGCACACGAGATCGTCGAGGCCGTCGTGACCTATCTCGGCGCGCGCGGCTCGGTGTCGGGTGCTGCCGAGCTTCTCGGCGTGCACCGCAACACGATTCAGACGCGCATCAGGCGGGCTGAAGACCTGGGCGTGCCGCTCGGGGACCCAGCCGCGGTCCTTTCAACGCACATGTTGCTCGCCAGCCTGTTGCGATCGCTGCCACGGTAG
- a CDS encoding RidA family protein yields the protein MTQQPSFGTYSSARVASGIVFTSGKVGLTDDGVRPEAFADEVRAAIADLERTLVEHGASLASLVQVQCILSDMANFDEFNAVYTECIPAPVPPRFTHGGALVQNFRFEIVGIAEVESA from the coding sequence ATGACACAGCAGCCCAGTTTCGGCACCTACAGTTCAGCCCGCGTTGCCAGCGGGATCGTCTTCACCTCGGGCAAGGTCGGACTCACCGATGACGGTGTACGCCCGGAGGCATTCGCTGACGAAGTCCGCGCCGCGATCGCCGACCTTGAGCGCACGCTCGTCGAGCACGGGGCGAGCCTCGCCTCACTCGTGCAGGTGCAGTGCATCCTCAGCGACATGGCGAACTTCGACGAATTCAACGCCGTCTATACCGAGTGCATCCCAGCGCCCGTGCCCCCACGGTTTACGCACGGCGGCGCACTCGTACAGAATTTCCGCTTCGAGATCGTCGGCATTGCCGAGGTCGAGAGCGCGTAG
- a CDS encoding hydantoinase/oxoprolinase family protein: MSKFRVSMDIGGTFTDIVAYNESTKEYHATKASTTPGELSRGVIDGLGALVSDLSEIEFVVHGTTQGLNAFLERRGVPVLLLATDGVEDSYHIARGPRQELYNAQYRKPEPLIERKDVIGIPGRLEYDGAELTPLDEDAVRAAARRARAEGHGAIAVAYLFSYKNPAHELRTRDIIREELGEDFTVSLSHESAKEWREYERTSSAVVEAYTGPVVRDYLIDLEDELAERGVDVPLHIMQSSGGILTAKSARERPLQTLLSGPVGGAIGGEKLTDVLATKNLIGVDMGGTSFDVSLVVNGEPDVSTEAELEGLPLLMSVVNIHTIGAGGGSVAWIEAGGLRVGPRSAGATPGPACYGRGGTEPTVTDANLVLGRVDAGNFAGGQMALDVEASRTALATVGDALGLGVTEIAEGICDVANSQMAQAIRTITISRGIEPRDFALVAFGGAGPMHAVFLAKELGIAETIVPRFPGAFSAWGMLQGNVRKDFTEPYFFLDEDLDTADMSRVLSEIERDALAGLADEGIPADRRFSEHSVDVRYQMQEFFLSVPLTSATEPLEDGFIDRLGERFAAQYEERYGHANLGAPIEVVTLRTRVTGELDSSDSLQIAEATTQEFPHEIRRVVFEQREWDTIVVDRSALGAGHTFEGPAVVVEATATTVVPPRFSVTVEPHGALTIRNLEV, from the coding sequence TTGAGCAAGTTTCGCGTTTCGATGGATATCGGTGGCACGTTCACGGACATCGTGGCCTACAACGAGTCGACCAAGGAATATCACGCGACGAAAGCGTCGACCACGCCGGGGGAACTCAGCCGCGGCGTTATTGACGGCCTTGGCGCGCTCGTCTCCGACCTGTCAGAGATCGAGTTCGTGGTGCACGGCACGACGCAGGGCCTCAACGCATTCCTCGAACGTCGCGGGGTGCCGGTGCTGCTACTCGCGACCGACGGGGTCGAAGACTCGTACCACATTGCCCGAGGGCCGCGGCAGGAACTGTACAATGCGCAGTACCGGAAGCCAGAGCCACTTATCGAGCGCAAGGACGTCATCGGTATCCCCGGCCGTCTTGAGTACGACGGGGCAGAACTGACCCCGCTCGACGAGGACGCCGTGCGGGCTGCCGCTCGCCGGGCCCGCGCCGAGGGGCACGGCGCGATCGCCGTGGCTTACCTCTTCAGCTACAAGAACCCCGCGCACGAGTTGCGTACGCGCGACATCATTCGCGAGGAGCTCGGTGAAGACTTCACGGTGTCGCTGTCGCATGAGTCGGCAAAGGAGTGGCGCGAGTACGAGCGCACCTCCTCAGCCGTCGTCGAGGCCTACACCGGCCCCGTCGTGCGTGACTACCTCATCGACCTCGAGGACGAGCTCGCAGAGCGCGGCGTTGATGTGCCGCTTCACATCATGCAGTCCTCGGGCGGCATTCTCACCGCGAAGTCGGCGCGCGAGCGGCCGCTGCAGACGCTGCTCTCGGGGCCGGTTGGCGGCGCAATTGGCGGCGAGAAGCTCACCGACGTGCTCGCGACGAAGAACCTCATCGGGGTCGACATGGGCGGCACCTCCTTCGACGTCTCGCTCGTCGTCAACGGCGAACCCGACGTCTCTACGGAGGCGGAGCTCGAGGGGCTGCCGCTGCTCATGAGCGTCGTGAACATTCACACGATCGGCGCGGGCGGCGGCTCCGTGGCCTGGATCGAGGCCGGCGGGCTGCGGGTTGGCCCGCGCTCGGCCGGCGCGACGCCGGGGCCCGCCTGCTACGGCCGAGGGGGCACCGAACCGACGGTCACCGACGCGAACCTCGTGCTCGGCCGAGTCGATGCTGGCAACTTTGCGGGAGGCCAGATGGCGCTCGACGTCGAGGCGTCGCGCACGGCGCTCGCGACTGTCGGCGACGCGCTCGGCCTCGGGGTGACTGAGATTGCCGAGGGCATCTGCGACGTCGCCAACTCGCAAATGGCCCAGGCCATCCGCACGATCACCATCTCGCGTGGCATAGAGCCACGTGACTTCGCGCTCGTCGCGTTCGGCGGCGCAGGCCCGATGCACGCAGTCTTCCTCGCGAAAGAACTCGGTATCGCCGAGACCATCGTCCCCCGCTTCCCCGGCGCCTTCTCGGCCTGGGGCATGCTGCAGGGCAACGTGCGCAAGGACTTCACCGAGCCCTACTTCTTCCTCGACGAAGATCTTGACACCGCCGACATGAGCCGTGTGCTGAGCGAGATCGAACGGGACGCCCTTGCGGGCCTGGCAGACGAGGGGATCCCGGCTGACCGCCGCTTCTCTGAGCACTCGGTCGACGTGCGGTATCAGATGCAGGAGTTCTTCCTTTCGGTACCGCTCACCTCCGCGACTGAGCCGCTTGAGGATGGCTTCATCGACAGACTCGGAGAACGGTTCGCCGCGCAGTACGAGGAGCGTTACGGCCACGCGAATCTCGGAGCGCCGATTGAGGTTGTGACGCTCCGCACCCGCGTGACGGGGGAGCTCGACAGCTCAGACTCGCTGCAGATCGCCGAGGCGACGACGCAGGAGTTTCCGCACGAAATTCGCCGGGTCGTCTTCGAACAGCGCGAGTGGGACACGATCGTCGTCGACCGCTCAGCGCTCGGGGCGGGACATACCTTCGAAGGCCCCGCGGTCGTCGTAGAAGCGACCGCGACGACCGTCGTGCCGCCCCGCTTTTCCGTCACCGTGGAGCCGCACGGTGCCCTCACAATCCGCAACCTCGAGGTCTAA
- a CDS encoding ABC transporter permease — MKTETIAVDSAAPRRRFRIDFKDYGVLIGLLVLVIFLSVSTDTFLTQQNLVNLFDQAVVIGLIAIGATLCIISGVFDLSASANLALSAIIGVYLTQTFGVGVGFVLALAVGAALGAVTGTLIVATRVHSFIGSLAMSIIYRGLAVVLTAGAIVAPLSEQLEGFRVWTKSLFGGISAATVLLLVGLVVFGLVLWGTTYGRRIYAVGGNPEAARLSGVRTELIHISVFAISGLCSAAAGMVLASRAGSAQPAMATGLELTAIAAVVIGGTSIMGGAGAVWRTAVGVLILTVIANGFNLMGWDTTYQQVVTGALILIAVAADSLLIQRLRKR; from the coding sequence ATGAAGACAGAGACCATCGCGGTTGATTCCGCAGCGCCGAGGCGGCGCTTCCGCATTGATTTCAAGGACTATGGCGTGCTTATCGGGCTGCTCGTCCTCGTCATCTTCCTGTCAGTATCAACCGACACCTTCCTCACGCAGCAGAACCTTGTGAACCTGTTCGACCAGGCCGTTGTGATCGGGCTCATCGCGATCGGCGCGACGCTCTGCATCATCAGCGGTGTCTTCGACCTCTCCGCGAGCGCAAACCTCGCGCTCTCCGCAATCATCGGGGTGTACCTCACCCAGACGTTCGGAGTCGGTGTCGGTTTTGTGCTCGCGCTCGCCGTCGGCGCAGCGCTCGGCGCGGTGACGGGCACGCTGATCGTTGCCACTCGCGTGCACTCGTTCATTGGCTCGCTGGCGATGAGCATCATCTACCGCGGTCTCGCGGTCGTGCTCACTGCGGGAGCGATCGTCGCGCCACTCAGCGAGCAGCTCGAGGGCTTCCGGGTGTGGACGAAGTCGCTGTTTGGCGGCATTTCCGCTGCGACGGTGCTGCTACTCGTCGGCCTCGTGGTGTTCGGCCTCGTACTCTGGGGCACCACCTACGGCCGGCGCATCTACGCCGTTGGTGGGAACCCCGAGGCGGCGCGGCTGAGCGGCGTGCGCACCGAGCTGATCCACATCTCCGTGTTCGCGATCAGTGGCCTGTGCAGCGCAGCAGCGGGTATGGTGCTCGCCTCCCGCGCCGGCTCTGCGCAGCCCGCGATGGCAACCGGCCTCGAACTGACAGCGATCGCCGCGGTCGTCATTGGCGGCACGAGCATCATGGGCGGCGCGGGCGCCGTGTGGCGCACCGCCGTCGGCGTCCTCATCCTCACGGTCATCGCGAACGGCTTCAACCTCATGGGCTGGGACACGACCTATCAGCAGGTGGTGACGGGAGCCCTGATTCTTATCGCTGTCGCGGCCGACAGCCTGCTCATCCAGCGCTTGCGTAAACGCTAG
- a CDS encoding DUF917 domain-containing protein has protein sequence MKTLDEREIQDLYTGSVFAACMIDPDWAREQADRLLALFTETDARPMLCEPAELDPEGLVVAVGFVSNGLPPAELRPVGDEFVRCLQLIERELGRPVVGVMPLAAAGVNAMVPPLVALQAGLPLVDADPMGRVFPLVSQTVFTVAGLPAGPVAAAGATGEAAVVQVEEPVRVDRVLRALAGVYGGWAATASYPMTGATLAAAGVQGSTTRLLRIGGILNADTSIREKYDALGRMDGMKLRVRARVSGVAWTASATQPGQTARPSSVTLVGEPNGRIVQLEIQDEVLLLMVDGVVRAAVPDIITILDARDGTPATLEDLWAGNTIDILVMTADAAWYSPAGMKLAGPTAFAALGVQQ, from the coding sequence ATGAAGACTCTGGACGAGCGCGAGATTCAGGATCTCTATACGGGGTCGGTGTTCGCGGCCTGCATGATCGATCCCGACTGGGCGCGCGAGCAGGCCGATAGGCTGCTCGCGCTGTTCACCGAGACCGACGCGCGGCCGATGCTTTGTGAACCGGCCGAACTCGACCCAGAGGGGCTTGTTGTTGCGGTCGGGTTCGTGAGCAACGGGCTTCCGCCGGCCGAGCTGCGCCCCGTCGGCGATGAGTTCGTGCGCTGCCTGCAGCTCATCGAACGCGAGCTCGGCCGCCCCGTTGTCGGCGTCATGCCTCTCGCAGCCGCGGGTGTGAACGCGATGGTGCCGCCGCTCGTCGCGCTGCAGGCAGGCCTACCCCTCGTCGACGCCGACCCGATGGGGCGCGTGTTCCCGCTCGTGAGCCAAACGGTCTTCACCGTTGCGGGGCTCCCCGCCGGGCCCGTCGCGGCCGCGGGCGCCACGGGTGAGGCCGCCGTCGTGCAGGTGGAGGAACCCGTGCGCGTCGACAGGGTGCTTCGCGCACTCGCTGGGGTCTATGGGGGCTGGGCGGCAACGGCGAGCTACCCCATGACGGGTGCGACGCTCGCCGCGGCCGGGGTCCAGGGGAGCACGACCAGACTGTTGCGGATCGGGGGAATCTTGAACGCCGACACTTCGATCAGGGAGAAGTACGATGCGCTCGGCCGGATGGACGGCATGAAGCTGCGTGTGCGCGCCCGCGTGAGCGGTGTTGCCTGGACGGCGAGCGCGACGCAACCCGGCCAGACCGCGCGCCCGTCGAGCGTCACGCTCGTGGGTGAACCGAACGGCAGAATCGTGCAGCTCGAGATCCAAGACGAGGTGCTCTTGCTCATGGTCGACGGCGTCGTCCGCGCTGCCGTCCCTGACATCATCACGATCCTCGACGCCCGTGACGGCACGCCGGCGACCCTTGAAGATCTGTGGGCGGGAAACACGATCGACATTTTGGTGATGACGGCCGACGCGGCCTGGTACTCGCCGGCGGGTATGAAGCTCGCCGGCCCCACCGCGTTCGCGGCGCTGGGGGTGCAGCAGTGA
- a CDS encoding sugar ABC transporter ATP-binding protein encodes MNNADSRHTATGDSAPRITLEDVGKSYGGTSVLRGITLNVEPGEIHGLLGENGAGKSTLLKILGGAISADAGTVLFDERPAKLGSPRAAIDHGISLIAQELALVPARSVLENVYLGRWANAAGIVRPAQDRARLERLIAESGFDLDLDAPVSSLALGQAQQVEILKALARGSKVICFDEPTAALGEADTENLLAVIRRLAANGTTIIIVSHFLEEILGLADRITVLRDGNQIITDDAAGYDSDGLVHLMVGRQVEALARSPRPVAENAPVVITATGLSNASISEISFEVRRGEVLGLVGLMGSGRSETLNAVFGSDRVTSGEVWVHGRRVRRNSVRHAIRGGLALVPESRKDQGLVLGRSAAENVALPSLRRRQIGGFVQLGAEHRVVDDAVERVDIRGKVRHVPVGALSGGNQQKALFAKWLIDPPEVFLIDEPTRGVDIAAKANIHNLILELAERGTAVVVASSELEEVLSISHRLAVMRQGRIVAEYDRSVSPDVVMATAFH; translated from the coding sequence ATGAACAACGCCGATTCGCGACACACGGCGACGGGCGACTCCGCGCCGCGCATCACGCTCGAGGACGTTGGGAAAAGCTACGGCGGCACCTCCGTGCTGCGTGGGATCACGCTGAACGTCGAGCCCGGGGAGATCCACGGGCTCCTCGGCGAGAACGGCGCTGGAAAGTCAACGCTGCTGAAGATTCTCGGCGGGGCGATCTCGGCCGACGCGGGAACGGTTCTCTTCGACGAACGCCCCGCGAAACTCGGCAGTCCGCGCGCCGCGATCGACCACGGGATCTCGCTGATCGCGCAAGAGCTCGCGCTCGTGCCGGCCCGGTCGGTTCTTGAGAACGTCTACCTGGGGAGGTGGGCGAACGCAGCGGGGATCGTGAGGCCAGCGCAGGATCGCGCCAGGCTTGAACGACTCATCGCCGAGAGCGGGTTCGACCTTGACCTCGACGCCCCCGTCTCGAGCCTCGCGCTCGGGCAGGCGCAGCAGGTCGAGATCTTGAAAGCGCTCGCCCGTGGCTCGAAGGTGATTTGCTTCGACGAGCCAACGGCGGCGCTTGGCGAAGCGGACACCGAGAACCTCCTCGCGGTGATCCGCAGGCTCGCCGCGAACGGCACGACCATCATTATCGTGTCGCACTTCCTTGAGGAGATCCTCGGACTCGCCGACCGCATCACGGTGCTGCGTGACGGCAACCAGATCATTACCGACGACGCTGCTGGCTACGACTCGGACGGGCTTGTTCATCTCATGGTTGGGCGTCAGGTCGAGGCGCTCGCCCGATCACCGCGCCCCGTTGCCGAAAATGCGCCGGTCGTGATCACCGCCACGGGACTGAGCAACGCCTCGATCTCCGAAATTTCCTTCGAGGTCCGACGGGGCGAGGTACTCGGCCTCGTCGGGCTCATGGGAAGCGGGCGTTCAGAGACCCTCAACGCAGTCTTCGGCAGCGATCGAGTGACGTCTGGCGAGGTCTGGGTACACGGGCGCCGCGTGCGACGAAACTCGGTGCGCCACGCGATTCGGGGAGGCCTCGCGCTCGTCCCCGAGTCGCGCAAGGACCAGGGCCTCGTGCTTGGCCGTTCGGCCGCCGAGAACGTCGCGCTCCCTTCCCTGCGGCGGCGCCAGATCGGTGGCTTCGTACAGCTCGGGGCCGAGCACCGCGTCGTCGACGACGCCGTCGAGCGGGTCGACATTCGCGGCAAGGTGCGCCACGTTCCCGTCGGCGCTCTCTCGGGTGGCAACCAGCAGAAGGCGCTGTTCGCGAAGTGGCTCATCGACCCGCCGGAGGTGTTCCTCATCGACGAGCCGACGCGCGGCGTCGACATCGCGGCGAAAGCCAACATCCACAACCTCATCCTCGAACTCGCCGAGCGCGGAACCGCCGTTGTCGTCGCGAGTTCCGAGCTCGAAGAGGTGCTCTCGATTTCCCACCGGCTGGCGGTGATGCGGCAGGGGCGCATCGTCGCCGAGTACGACCGGTCTGTTTCGCCCGACGTGGTCATGGCGACCGCATTCCACTAG